One window from the genome of bacterium encodes:
- a CDS encoding DUF2334 domain-containing protein, whose product MSGLTKMAAVCLALLLPSLLPAAELSVMFRYDDCSARSDIEAELALLEVFRSHGARVTFALTPIVCAGDGYSTAPQPELPYPSERAEALSPFLRDSTLELALHGLRHQNGLSGGHPWRSDFVGVGYSEFFGLDREAQAEKITRGADYLESAFGARPRIFVPPWNSYDRSTVSALEGCGLSCLSAGTRGEAPEGSSLAFLPATCDNLGRLREVVRLWQSQGSPEAALVVMLHASLFDGSRARTDSVLTDVNSTLGWLSGQKSVRVLCLGQALSTGPKYTVERFRRYNLYRKVWLAVPRVLSPLPPELYLENPELARLIVLGVAVCAAPLLALALVTGWLVRRRRLRRRDRGDA is encoded by the coding sequence ATGTCCGGTCTGACAAAAATGGCGGCTGTCTGCCTGGCCCTGCTGCTGCCGTCCCTGCTGCCCGCAGCCGAGCTGAGCGTGATGTTCCGCTACGATGACTGCTCGGCGCGCAGCGACATCGAGGCCGAGCTGGCGCTTCTGGAGGTTTTCCGCAGCCACGGGGCGCGGGTCACGTTCGCCCTGACCCCGATTGTCTGCGCCGGGGACGGCTATTCGACCGCCCCGCAGCCGGAGCTGCCCTACCCGTCGGAACGGGCGGAGGCGCTCAGCCCGTTCCTGCGCGACAGCACCCTGGAGCTGGCCCTGCATGGCCTCAGGCACCAGAACGGGCTGAGCGGCGGCCACCCGTGGCGCTCGGATTTTGTCGGTGTGGGCTACAGCGAGTTCTTCGGGCTGGACCGTGAGGCCCAGGCCGAGAAAATCACGCGCGGGGCGGACTATCTGGAGAGTGCGTTCGGCGCGCGGCCACGGATTTTCGTGCCGCCCTGGAACAGCTATGACCGGTCCACCGTGTCCGCGCTGGAGGGCTGCGGTTTATCCTGTCTTTCCGCCGGGACGCGCGGCGAGGCCCCGGAGGGCTCCAGCCTGGCGTTCCTGCCCGCCACCTGCGACAACCTGGGCCGTCTGCGCGAGGTGGTGCGCCTCTGGCAGAGCCAGGGCAGCCCCGAGGCGGCCCTGGTGGTGATGCTGCATGCGAGCCTGTTTGACGGGTCGAGGGCGCGCACGGATTCCGTGCTGACCGATGTCAATTCCACTCTCGGCTGGCTGTCCGGGCAGAAATCCGTGCGGGTGCTGTGTCTGGGCCAGGCGCTGAGTACAGGGCCAAAGTACACGGTGGAGCGGTTCAGACGGTACAACCTCTACCGCAAGGTCTGGCTTGCCGTGCCGCGGGTCTTGAGTCCCCTGCCGCCGGAGCTGTACCTGGAAAACCCGGAGCTGGCCCGGTTGATTGTGCTGGGGGTAGCCGTGTGCGCGGCGCCGCTGCTTGCGCTGGCGCTGGTCACGGGGTGGCTGGTGCGGAGGCGGCGCCTCCGGCGGAGGGACCGGGGTGACGCTTGA
- a CDS encoding thermonuclease family protein: MRRKSYPVISRRRLLRLAALTVAAGMIWLLGGKEALQERLGLTPQAPQPLAGERVRVAATQVRVVDGDTFEIGGRRIRVLGIDTPEKGQLGSGGEDLGQRAKAEAERIVAAAASVEYLPYRDDTYGRLLAHVFVDDRLYAEEIIADGLAWETVSHYGDNGFPELAIRIEKAARNAGQPSFEPPWLWRREHRRGREPNPVKRHPGPSAGGAASAPATP, from the coding sequence ATGCGACGGAAAAGCTATCCCGTCATCTCCCGCCGCCGGCTGCTCCGCCTGGCGGCCCTGACTGTCGCGGCCGGGATGATTTGGCTGCTGGGCGGCAAAGAAGCCCTGCAGGAGCGTCTCGGTCTGACCCCGCAGGCCCCACAGCCCTTGGCCGGGGAGCGGGTCCGGGTGGCGGCCACGCAGGTGCGGGTGGTGGATGGGGACACGTTCGAGATCGGGGGACGGCGTATCCGGGTGCTGGGGATCGACACCCCGGAAAAAGGCCAGCTTGGGAGCGGGGGCGAGGACTTGGGGCAGAGGGCCAAGGCGGAGGCCGAGCGTATCGTGGCCGCGGCCGCGAGCGTGGAGTACCTGCCCTACCGGGACGACACCTACGGCCGCCTGCTGGCCCACGTGTTCGTGGATGACCGTCTTTACGCCGAGGAAATAATCGCCGACGGGCTGGCCTGGGAGACCGTGAGCCACTACGGCGACAACGGGTTCCCGGAACTCGCCATCCGGATCGAGAAAGCCGCCCGCAACGCCGGACAGCCCTCTTTCGAGCCGCCCTGGCTCTGGCGGCGCGAGCACCGGCGCGGCCGCGAGCCGAACCCGGTCAAGCGTCACCCCGGTCCCTCCGCCGGAGGCGCCGCCTCCGCACCAGCCACCCCGTGA